The stretch of DNA CGGTCTCAAGGGCGAACTCGATCCCGACTCCCCGCACAGCACCACCTATCTGCTCTCCGACCGGGACAGCGCCGCGCTGCCGGGAGTGCGGCAGAAGAGCCTGGTGGTGCAGATGCGTTCACGCTACTCGGACGGGTTCGCCCCGCAGGGAAAATCCGTCATCCACTGCACGTACTTCAGCGACTACGCCTCCTGGAAGACGCTGCGGCGGACCGACCGCAAGGCGTACTGGGCGCGCAAGCAGGAGGTAGCCGATTTCGTGCGCGGTTTCCTGGAGCGTCAGTACCCGGGGATGAGCGAGAACATCGAGGTGGTCGATGTCGCGTCTCCGGTGACCACGGAGCGCTACACCGGGGTGCGGGGCGGCAGCATTCTCGGCTGGAAGTCGTTCACCCCGGTCGACGGGGTGCTGGACGACCTGATCAACAAGGACCGGATGAGCCTGGCAGGGCTGGAGGGTCTCTCCCTGGCGGGCCAGTGGTTCAGCGGCGGAGGCCTGATCCGGGCCGCGTCGAGCGGCAGATTCGTGACCCAGTACCTGTGCCGCGATCTGGGTCTCGAATTCCGGGCGTGGGAGAGCGGCGGAACGGATCCCTGGCACCCGGGCAAGCTCGGAGAGCTGCCCCAACTCGAACAGCGCAGGGTCAGGTGAGGCCGTGGTGAGGATCAGAGGAGCACACGACATGCCATCAGCCACCCGCAGGGAATCCATGATCGTCATCGGCGGCGGTCTCGGCGGCCTGTCGACCGGGGCGTACGCGCAGATGAACGGCTATCGCAGCCGGGTCTTCGAGATGCACGAGATTCCCGGCGGCTGCTGCACCGGCTGGGGGCGGGGCGAGTTCACCTTCGACTGCTGTGTCAGCTGGCTGCTCGGCAACGGGCCGGGCAACGAGATGCACCGGATCTGGCTGGAGCTCGGCGCCCTCCAGGGCAAGGAGATGCGCCACTTCGACGTCTTCAACATCGTGCGGGGCAAGGACGGCCGGGCCGTGTACTTCTACTGCGACCCGGATCGACTGGAGGCCCATCTGCTGTCGCTGTCACCTGCCGACGCGCGGCTCATCCGGTCCTTCTGCGCGGGCCTGCGGAAGTTCATCACCTGCCTCCCCTCCTACCCGTTCCTCAAGCCGGTGCCGCTGATGAGCCGGCGGGAGCGCTGGCGGATGCTGGCGGGGTTCCTGCCGTACACCAACCTGTTCCGCACCTCGATGTCGGTGCTGATGACGGACTACTCCACCCGTTTCAAGGACCCGCTGCTCAGGGAGGCCTTCAACTACATCCTCCTGGAGAAGCACCCCAACTTCCCCGTCCTGCCGTTCTACTTCCAGATGGCCGCCCAGGCGCACCGGTCGGCGGGGGTCCCCGAGGGGGGTTCGCTCGGTCTGGCCCGCTCCATCGAGGAGCGGTATCTGCGACTCGGTGGAGAGATCACCTACAACGCCAAGGTCGAGGAGATCCTGGTCGAGAACGACCGGGCCGTGGGGGTGCGGCTCTCGGACGGGCAGGAGCACTTCGCCGACATCGTCGTCTCGGCCTGCGACGGCCCCGAGACCCTGCTCAAGCTGCTGGACGGCCGGTATCTTGACGCGGACTACAGCAGGCTCTACCGGAAGACCATCCAGGAGCCCGGGATGGTCTTCCCCGGCTATGTCAGCGTCTTTCTCGGCCTGCGGCGTCCGTACCCGCTGGCGGACCCCACCACCACGCACCTGCTGGACGACTCCATGAGGTCCCGGCTCACCGGGATTCGCCATCCGAGCCTGAACGTCCAGTTCCGCAGCCGCCTCTTCCCCGAGTTGTGCCCCGAGAACACCTCGATCGTGTACGCCACGTACTTCTCCGACGCCGCCCCGTGGCGCGAACTGAGCGAGGGTCCGGAACAGTCCAGCCGGATTCGGCGCGGCGCGGAACTGCACACCCTCCCGGTCCGCCGCGGCAAGGCGTACGTCCTGGCGAAGCGGCGGGTCAGGGACACGGTGATCTCCTTCCTTGAGGAACGCCACCCGGGGTTGCGGGAGTCCATCGCGGTACGGGACACCTGCACTCCGTTGACCCAGATCCGCTACACGGGCAGCTACGAGGGGACCGTCCTCGGCTGGCAGCCCTTCGTCGAGGGCGGCGAGACGATGGAGGAACTCGTCAAGAAGAACGGCCCCGCCCTCCCCGGGCTGAAGAACTTCTACCTCTCCGGGGTGTGGGCCACCACGGGCGGCCTGATCCGGGCCGCCGCCGCGGGGCGGCAGGTCGTGCAGTTCATCTGCCGGGACGACGGCGTCGACTTCACCGCGTCCGAGGACACCAGCGCGCCCCCGCCCACTCATGTCGTCATCCCCGTCACGACCGGATGACTGTCCCACTCCGATCAGGAAGGTCCCGCCCATGACCGATACCACCCACGCCTGTCCTGCCAGGTCCGCCGAGCCACTCGCCTATCCCTTCTGGACCTCCGAGGGGCTGGGCCTGCACCCCGAGTACGAAAGGCTGCGGGACCTGCCGCTGACCCGTGTCAGGCTCCCGTACGGCGAGGACGCCTGGCTCGCCATCCGGCTTGAGGATGTCCGCGCCGTACTCTCCGATCCGCGATTCAGCCTGTCCGAGGCAGTCGAGCGCGACCACCCCCGGATCGGTCCGCTGCCCCGGACGAGCAACGGTCTGCTCGGGCTCGACGGTCCCGACCACGCCCGGCTGAGGGCTTTGCTGGCGAAGGAGTTCACCGCCCGCCGCATGGAGCCGAAGCGGGAACGGATCCACCAGATCGCCGACACGTTGCTGGACAGGATGGAAGAGAAAGGACCGCCGGCCGACCTGATCGAGGATTACGCCCTCCCGTTGCCCATGACGCTGATCAGCGAACTGATCGGTGTACCTGAAGCCGACCACCCCATCGTGTGGAAGTGGGTGGAGCTCGTCAGTTCGAGCCACCCCGATCCCGCCGTCATCCGCGAACACGCCACGGAGTTCTTCACCCAACTGCACGGCTGGGTGGAAGCCCGAAGGCGGGAACCGGCCGACGACCTGCTCTCCGCTCTGGTTCGCGCCCAGGAGGAAGGGGCCATCACCGGGGAAGAACTCACGGCGCTGCTCAACGAGCTACTGATCGGCGGTTTTGTCACCACCACCAATCAGATCGGCAACTTCTTCTCCCTGCTGCTGCTCCCCGGTGCCGACGGGCAGGATCTGCTGGCCGATCTGCGCGCCGATCCCGGACTCATCCCCAAGGCCGTGGAGGAGATGCTGCGTTATGTACCGCTGCTCAACGGTCTGACTCTGCCCCGGTACGCGAGTGAGGACGTGGAACTGGGCGGCGTGCTGGTCCGGGCGGGCGAGGCGATCGTCGTGTCACAGGCCGCCGCCAACCGGGATCCCGGCATCTTCCCCAGCCCTGAGCGGCTGGTCCTCGACCGTACCCGCGCCGCGCACATCAGCTTCGGGCACGGAGCGCATTACTGCCTGGGCGCGCACTTGGCGCGCCTGGAACTCCAGATCGGGCTGGAGCGTGTGCTCACCCGGATGCCCGCTCTGCGTCTCTCGGTGCCCGAGGACCAACTCCGCTGGCGTTCCAAGGAGTTCTTCACCGGCTTGCGGGCCCTCCCGGTCACCTGGTGACACGCGGTGTGCCGCCGCCCGATCGGGCGGCGGCACACCGGTCCGGACTCTGCGAGCGAACGGCCGCACCGGCCTCACATCCCGACGCGGCCACCTGGCCTGTGCTCTCCCCGGCGCGGAACGGCGTGCCGGGGTCGCGGCGCGCGGCTCACTCCTCGCTTTCCTCGGCTCGCGTCATCAGGATCGCCGTTTTCTCTGGGCTGTTGTTGGTGTGATCGCTCTGGACGTGGGTCCACAGCTCGGAGAAGGCCGTGTCGCGGTCTCCGTCGGCCACGCGCTCGACGCGGCTGCATCCGGCGGCCGGGCATGTCAGGTAGCTCATAGCGCCTCGATCAATCGGTAGACGATGTCCAAGGCCGCTTCCCGCACCGGACCCGCCTGCGGCCGGCTCGCTGTGCCGCCACTGAGGGTGGCCGGCCGCGCCCTGGACTCCGTTCAGTAACTCACAGCTGCGGCCGTTAACGAAGCGTCATAACGCGAACAGCCGCTTCCTGCGCGCGGGACCGACGGCGCACACGGCGCCCCGCGGCTTCGGAAACAGTGGGAGCCGGCCGCTGCGCGACGCGTTCTCGCCCACCGCCGACCGGGGCGCGGGCCGCCGGCCGACGGTGATCAGCCCATGGTCTTTCCCCCGTCGAGCGACTCACGGATGATGTCGGCGTGACCTGCGTGCTGAGCGGTCTCCACGGCGATGTGCAGCAGTACCCGGCGGGCCGACCAACGGACCCCCGGCTCGAACCAAGGTGCCTTCGGCAGTGGCCAGTCGGCGTTGAGATCAGGCAGCTCCGCCACCAACTCGTCGGTCCGCCGCGCGACGTCGGCGTATGCGGCAAGAACTCCGGTCAGCGTCTCGCCCGGCAGCATACGGAACTCGTTCGCCCGCTGGGCCATGTCCTCCTCGGTCAGGGAAGTGAAGTCCGGCACGACCGACGGGCCTTTCCTGATGAACTCCCCCCAGCTGCGCTCGACGCTCGTGACGTGCTTGATCAGGCCACCCAGACACAGCTCACTGGCTGTCGTCCGCAGCCCCGCCTGCTCGTCGGTGAGGTCGCGGGTGGTGAAGCGCAGGAAGTGCCGCTGCTTGGTCAGGATGTCGAGCAACTCGGCGCGCTCGCCCTCCAGTGCGGGTACGTCGACCGCCTGATCGCTACGGACCCGCTCGTCGACGACGTGACTCTCGCTCATGTTGCTCATCCTCCATAGATCCCGCTGTTCCCGCTCTCTCGAACAAGGACCACATTAGAGACCATCGCGGTCAGCTGCTGACCTGAATCACGGAGGATCACGGCGGGCGGAAGAGCTTTGACCACGCCTGCCCGTCGCAGCACCGACCACGTCATAGGCACGGTCGGCGACGGTGAACTCCCCCAGCGGGGTCATGCCGAAGCCGTCCACGTGCACGTGCCACGAGATCCTGTTGGCCCGCTCGATGAACGCGACCATCACATCGGCCTGCCGCCGGGAGGCCGCGCGGGCCGCCGCGTCGAACAGCCCCCGGGCCACCCCTTTCCCGCGGTACTCGTCCGCGACCACCACCGGCCCGTAGAGCAACCAGCGTGTCGTGCCGAGTGGTTGACCCCGCCACTGCAACGCGTCCTGTGCGTGCAACAGCGCCTCGACCGGCGGCGGCGGGGTCGCCATGCTTCCGGGCTCGGCCAGACCGAGCAGACCGGCCCGCCGTCCGGAGTCCTCCGCGACCAGAAGGCTCCCTTCGTCCGCCATCGACCGCAGGGCGACGACGTCGAGGGCACCCTGTACAAAACCCTGGTCGGCACGGGCCCGCTCGGTGAGGGCGTCGTAGTGATGGGCGGCGAAGAGCTCCGCCAAGGCCGGTGCGTCTTCGGAGACGGCATACCTGTAGTGCATGGATCCGATATTGCCACATATGTACGGCTGGACGTTTCTGCACCTTCTCACTCCATGACGACCGACCGGCCGACGCGCCTTTCCTGTGGGCGACATGGCCGCCCACCGGGCATGTCGTCGCTCGTCCGGCCCACACGCGGTCGGCTATCCGGATAAACCTGATTCGGGTCAACGTACCCGCATCGGGGTAACTCGACGGCCGGAACGGGCGACGGGAGCGCCCCGGCGGTTAGCGTTCTGAGGGATCTGGACGGGGCTCCAGCGGCCCCGCCCCTCCCCTCTCCCCACCGCCGGTCGGCGCACATACACAGCTCACCTCCGTCCCTGAAGGAGAACACCCTCCATGACCGTCGAGACCAGTCCGGAAGCGCACCGGGGGCCGCCGCCGCAGTCCAGTCTGAGCACCGCGGCGGCTCGAAACCTCGCCACCACCACCAAGTCCGCCCCGCAGATGCAGGAGATCACCTCCCGTTGGCTGTTGCGGATGCTCCCCTGGGTGGAGACCAAGGGCGGCGCCTACCGGGTCAACCGCCGGCTGAGCTACACCGTCGGCGACGGCGAGATCGAGTTCGTCCAGGACGGTGCAGGCGTCCGGGTGATCCCTCGTGAGCTCGGCGAGCTTTCTCTGTTGAGCGGTTTCGATGACGTCGAGGTACTGACCGCGCTCGCCGACCGGTTCGTCCAGCGCGACTTCCGCGCCGGAGAGGTGCTGGTGGAACGCGGCACCCCCGCCCAGCAGATCCACCTGATCGCCCACGGTCGTGTCCGTCAGACCTCCGTGGGCAAGTACGGTGACGAGGTAACCGTCGCCACCCTCGCCGACGGCGCCAGGTTCGGCGAGAACGCCCTTGTCGACGCGGACGCGAAGTGGGACAGCACGGCCACCGCCGAGACCCCCGGCACCCTGCTCACCCTGTCCCGCGCCGACTTCGACGCAGTGGTCTCCTCGGCGCCGGGGCTGCGGGCACATCTGCGACAGCTCACCGCGCGTTCGCAGCAGCGGCAGACCCGGCACGGTGAGGCCGAGATCGCGATGTCGGCAGGCCACACCGGTGAAGCCGAACTGCCCGGCGCCTTCGTCGATTACGAGCTCCGCCCGCGGGAGTACGAACTCTCCGTCGCGCAGACCGTTCTCCGGGTCCACACGAGGGTCGCCGACCTCTACAACGGGCCGATGAATCAGACCGAGGAGCAGCTCAGGCTGACGGTCGAGGCGCTGCGCGAGCGCCAGGAGCACGAGCTGATCAACAACAGGGAGTTCGGTCTCCTCCACAACGTCGCCTTCAAGCAGCGGATCCAGCCCCACTCAGGCCCGCCCACGCCGGACGATCTCGATGAGTTGCTCTGCCGCCGCCGCTCCACCAAATTCTTTCTCGCCCACCC from Streptomyces tsukubensis encodes:
- a CDS encoding GNAT family N-acetyltransferase, with translation MHYRYAVSEDAPALAELFAAHHYDALTERARADQGFVQGALDVVALRSMADEGSLLVAEDSGRRAGLLGLAEPGSMATPPPPVEALLHAQDALQWRGQPLGTTRWLLYGPVVVADEYRGKGVARGLFDAAARAASRRQADVMVAFIERANRISWHVHVDGFGMTPLGEFTVADRAYDVVGAATGRRGQSSSARRDPP
- a CDS encoding DinB family protein; translated protein: MSESHVVDERVRSDQAVDVPALEGERAELLDILTKQRHFLRFTTRDLTDEQAGLRTTASELCLGGLIKHVTSVERSWGEFIRKGPSVVPDFTSLTEEDMAQRANEFRMLPGETLTGVLAAYADVARRTDELVAELPDLNADWPLPKAPWFEPGVRWSARRVLLHIAVETAQHAGHADIIRESLDGGKTMG
- a CDS encoding cytochrome P450: MTDTTHACPARSAEPLAYPFWTSEGLGLHPEYERLRDLPLTRVRLPYGEDAWLAIRLEDVRAVLSDPRFSLSEAVERDHPRIGPLPRTSNGLLGLDGPDHARLRALLAKEFTARRMEPKRERIHQIADTLLDRMEEKGPPADLIEDYALPLPMTLISELIGVPEADHPIVWKWVELVSSSHPDPAVIREHATEFFTQLHGWVEARRREPADDLLSALVRAQEEGAITGEELTALLNELLIGGFVTTTNQIGNFFSLLLLPGADGQDLLADLRADPGLIPKAVEEMLRYVPLLNGLTLPRYASEDVELGGVLVRAGEAIVVSQAAANRDPGIFPSPERLVLDRTRAAHISFGHGAHYCLGAHLARLELQIGLERVLTRMPALRLSVPEDQLRWRSKEFFTGLRALPVTW
- a CDS encoding phytoene desaturase family protein; amino-acid sequence: MIVIGGGLGGLSTGAYAQMNGYRSRVFEMHEIPGGCCTGWGRGEFTFDCCVSWLLGNGPGNEMHRIWLELGALQGKEMRHFDVFNIVRGKDGRAVYFYCDPDRLEAHLLSLSPADARLIRSFCAGLRKFITCLPSYPFLKPVPLMSRRERWRMLAGFLPYTNLFRTSMSVLMTDYSTRFKDPLLREAFNYILLEKHPNFPVLPFYFQMAAQAHRSAGVPEGGSLGLARSIEERYLRLGGEITYNAKVEEILVENDRAVGVRLSDGQEHFADIVVSACDGPETLLKLLDGRYLDADYSRLYRKTIQEPGMVFPGYVSVFLGLRRPYPLADPTTTHLLDDSMRSRLTGIRHPSLNVQFRSRLFPELCPENTSIVYATYFSDAAPWRELSEGPEQSSRIRRGAELHTLPVRRGKAYVLAKRRVRDTVISFLEERHPGLRESIAVRDTCTPLTQIRYTGSYEGTVLGWQPFVEGGETMEELVKKNGPALPGLKNFYLSGVWATTGGLIRAAAAGRQVVQFICRDDGVDFTASEDTSAPPPTHVVIPVTTG
- a CDS encoding family 2B encapsulin nanocompartment shell protein, whose product is MTVETSPEAHRGPPPQSSLSTAAARNLATTTKSAPQMQEITSRWLLRMLPWVETKGGAYRVNRRLSYTVGDGEIEFVQDGAGVRVIPRELGELSLLSGFDDVEVLTALADRFVQRDFRAGEVLVERGTPAQQIHLIAHGRVRQTSVGKYGDEVTVATLADGARFGENALVDADAKWDSTATAETPGTLLTLSRADFDAVVSSAPGLRAHLRQLTARSQQRQTRHGEAEIAMSAGHTGEAELPGAFVDYELRPREYELSVAQTVLRVHTRVADLYNGPMNQTEEQLRLTVEALRERQEHELINNREFGLLHNVAFKQRIQPHSGPPTPDDLDELLCRRRSTKFFLAHPRTIAAIGRGFSAYGLYPDHVDLGGQQVPAWRGVPILPCNKIPISKENTSSILAMRIGEDNQGVIGLRQTGLPEEYEPGLSVRFMNISEQAIISYLVTTYYSAAVLLPDALGVLENVQIAHSRG